The region TGCTCCCGCTCGGCGGTCACCGGGTCGAGCCCGGTGTCGATGACGCGCAGGTGGTCGATCTCCATCGCCTCGGCCGCCGCGGTGAGGAACGGCTGCGGTCCGGACACGTCGATCCCGCCGTCGCGGGGGCGCAGCGAGAACGCGGTCAGCGAGTCCTGGATCGCCGGGTACATGACCACGGCGTCGCGGTCGACCATCGTGCACACGGTGTCCAGGTGCATCGACGCGCGCTGCTGCGTTATCGGCACGGCGAGCACGGTGTGGGCGAGGTCGTCGGCGAACACCGACCGCGCGAACGACTCCGCCCCGGCGGGCGTGGTGCGCTCGCCGACGCCGATGGCCACCACGCCAGGGGAGAGCAGCAGGACGTCGCCGCCCTCGACCGGCGCGGAGTGCGCGCCGTACGCGCGGGCGCAGTGCGAGAACCGCGGGTGGTAGGCGTAGACGAGGTCGGTCAGCGCCGACTCGCGCCGCCGCGCGGGCATCGCCAGCGCCGCGATGGCCACCCGGTCGCCAACCCACGCCGACGAGTCGCGGGTGAACAGCAGGTTCGGCAGCGGCTCGATGGCGAAGTCGTGCGGGTGGTGCATGCGGCGCACCAGCGACTGGCCCTCCGACGCGGGCAGCTCCTCGAAGGTCATCCCGGCGATGAGCACCTCGGCCAGCGCAGGGGCGT is a window of Saccharopolyspora erythraea NRRL 2338 DNA encoding:
- a CDS encoding arginine deiminase, with the translated sequence MQSEVGPLHTVLLHRPGNELKRLTPRNNDQLLFDAIPWVDRAQEEHDAFAETLRGRGVEVLLLHELLAETLTDTRARAAAVHSGVDELKVGTDIADTLRSHLSSADAPALAEVLIAGMTFEELPASEGQSLVRRMHHPHDFAIEPLPNLLFTRDSSAWVGDRVAIAALAMPARRRESALTDLVYAYHPRFSHCARAYGAHSAPVEGGDVLLLSPGVVAIGVGERTTPAGAESFARSVFADDLAHTVLAVPITQQRASMHLDTVCTMVDRDAVVMYPAIQDSLTAFSLRPRDGGIDVSGPQPFLTAAAEAMEIDHLRVIDTGLDPVTAEREQWEDGNNTLAVAPGVVVAYERNAETNARLEEAGIEVLRISGSELGSGRGGPRCMSCPIIREVL